One part of the Sulfolobus tengchongensis genome encodes these proteins:
- a CDS encoding glycosyltransferase family 4 protein, which translates to MKKIKVAVIAHGLGMSKGYSGEGNVYKTFFEMLNERNIDYIAVSFSKPYDRTIPSIYSLPFHLPKLDKYQRLLTYFTAKKIKPDLYLNASGIPIPLSDIAPHIIYSGAPAISNLPSKYNRSLFWKLYLLPFRVIINRIKDEAKRAKIIANSRYSAKAIAEVYQISEPDVIYPPVDVEYFLKAYNENEREDFFITVARIERGKTLENAILLSAKSGIKGVIVGSLNEKSYLKKLNEMKRKLNANVEIYTNLPRDELSKILSKAKVYFHPTVGEHFGIPVIEAMATGTIPIVPKESGAYEVVPEFSYSNIEEAVDILKELIENKNIELRREMKRRALSFNKENFKQKIFDKISSIIS; encoded by the coding sequence ATGAAGAAAATAAAGGTTGCAGTAATAGCCCATGGTCTGGGAATGAGTAAAGGATATAGTGGGGAAGGAAACGTTTACAAAACCTTTTTTGAAATGCTTAACGAAAGAAATATAGACTATATAGCAGTAAGCTTCTCAAAACCTTATGACAGAACAATCCCGTCAATATATTCCTTGCCTTTTCACTTACCAAAACTAGATAAGTACCAAAGATTATTAACGTATTTTACAGCCAAAAAAATAAAACCGGATCTCTATCTTAACGCCTCTGGAATACCTATTCCACTTTCCGATATAGCTCCCCACATAATATATTCAGGGGCACCTGCAATATCTAATCTACCTAGCAAATATAATAGGTCATTATTTTGGAAACTCTACTTATTACCGTTTCGTGTTATAATTAACAGAATAAAAGATGAAGCGAAGAGGGCAAAAATAATAGCGAATTCCCGTTATTCAGCTAAAGCAATAGCTGAAGTTTATCAAATTAGTGAACCAGATGTTATTTATCCCCCTGTTGATGTAGAATATTTCCTGAAGGCATATAATGAAAATGAAAGAGAAGATTTCTTCATAACAGTAGCTAGAATAGAGAGAGGAAAAACGCTAGAGAATGCCATACTTTTATCAGCTAAGAGTGGAATAAAAGGAGTGATAGTTGGATCTCTAAATGAAAAGAGTTATCTAAAAAAGTTAAATGAAATGAAGAGAAAATTAAACGCTAATGTAGAAATCTACACTAATTTACCTAGGGACGAATTATCGAAAATACTTTCTAAGGCTAAAGTCTATTTCCATCCCACTGTGGGAGAACACTTCGGAATACCAGTTATAGAGGCAATGGCTACTGGGACAATTCCTATTGTACCCAAAGAAAGTGGAGCTTATGAAGTAGTTCCAGAATTCTCGTATTCAAATATTGAAGAAGCAGTGGATATTCTTAAGGAATTAATCGAAAATAAAAATATAGAACTAAGGAGAGAAATGAAAAGAAGAGCACTAAGTTTTAATAAAGAAAACTTCAAGCAAAAAATTTTTGATAAAATCAGCTCTATAATCTCCTAG
- a CDS encoding glutamate synthase, whose translation MVEYYPSGCGVLGILRKKNAPKVKGNLVVRAIDRVRYRGSDKGAGFAVFNLERRNYYVVKAFYDGDPEELKEIFLRHGVRIENVELIAKHSDLCDCNLIALGDLNQIKKAIRDINETIWNSEGRKGRVYSVGSSLHVYKGVGYPRDVASKYNVEELEGDLWLAHTRQPTNSPGYYPFWSHPFSSFNVAIVHNGDVSSFGANVEYLTSRGLSSFVGTDSEVLAFLFEELIEEGLSIEEAIKILINPSRRFNALSRDVDYLYRNARLDGPFTAVIGYDAGDDLYLIAIADRAKFRPAIIGEDEFYYYVASEENEIREISPKARVWTLKPGSYFIASLNKGVISYGRSKEELMTFSPPPIMFPERYDINAYNIGYKELNYEILKLAKEGKREITVANVLGHRYIGINLPAMGINNLRINLYGVVGNAMANLNEGNEFYVYGNVADDCCDTMHGGKVVIYGDARDVLAQTFQNGRIFVKGNAGNRVGIQMREYKDKRPYLIIGGIVDDYLGEYMAGGVIVIFGKGFNGEPVGNFVGTGMVGGRIYIRGRISTSKLGLQPPKYEVIRLLRALYIDGLISSEEYESLKDSEYIEIMDKLKGEAKEYAKKLFEEKIGVPKYEYRELTEDEFKELLPVIEEYSRDMNDNSYVELLKEKFTIVSARRL comes from the coding sequence ATGGTAGAGTATTATCCTTCTGGTTGTGGAGTTCTCGGTATTTTAAGGAAAAAGAATGCTCCAAAAGTAAAGGGTAATTTAGTGGTAAGAGCTATAGATAGAGTGAGATATAGAGGAAGCGATAAAGGTGCTGGATTTGCTGTATTTAATTTGGAGAGGAGAAATTACTATGTAGTTAAAGCATTTTATGATGGGGATCCAGAGGAGTTAAAAGAGATTTTTCTTAGGCATGGAGTAAGAATTGAAAATGTAGAATTAATAGCTAAGCATTCAGATTTATGTGATTGTAATCTTATAGCGTTGGGAGATTTGAATCAGATTAAAAAAGCTATAAGGGATATAAATGAGACCATATGGAATAGTGAAGGAAGGAAAGGTAGAGTATATAGTGTTGGAAGTTCTCTTCACGTATATAAAGGAGTGGGGTATCCAAGGGACGTAGCTTCAAAATATAACGTTGAGGAGTTAGAAGGTGATTTATGGCTAGCTCATACAAGGCAACCTACTAATTCACCGGGATATTATCCGTTTTGGTCTCATCCGTTTTCGTCATTTAATGTTGCCATAGTACATAACGGTGATGTTAGTTCTTTTGGAGCTAATGTTGAATATTTAACTTCTAGGGGGTTAAGTAGCTTTGTAGGTACTGATAGTGAAGTTTTGGCTTTTTTATTTGAGGAATTAATTGAGGAAGGTCTAAGCATTGAAGAAGCTATTAAGATTTTAATTAACCCCTCAAGGAGATTTAATGCGCTATCTAGAGATGTTGATTATTTGTATAGGAATGCAAGGTTAGATGGACCATTTACTGCTGTTATTGGTTATGATGCTGGGGATGATTTGTATTTAATTGCAATTGCTGATAGGGCTAAATTTAGGCCTGCAATAATTGGTGAAGATGAATTCTATTACTATGTTGCTAGTGAGGAGAATGAGATAAGGGAAATAAGTCCTAAGGCTAGAGTATGGACTCTTAAGCCCGGTTCATATTTTATAGCATCTTTAAATAAGGGTGTTATATCCTATGGAAGAAGTAAAGAAGAGTTAATGACTTTCTCTCCACCGCCTATAATGTTTCCAGAAAGATATGATATCAATGCGTACAATATAGGGTATAAGGAATTAAACTATGAGATTCTCAAACTTGCTAAGGAAGGAAAGAGGGAGATAACAGTAGCTAATGTCCTAGGTCATAGGTATATCGGGATAAACTTACCTGCAATGGGAATAAATAATTTGAGAATTAATCTTTATGGAGTTGTTGGTAATGCAATGGCTAATTTAAATGAAGGTAATGAGTTTTACGTATATGGGAATGTAGCCGATGATTGTTGTGATACTATGCATGGCGGTAAAGTCGTAATATATGGCGATGCTAGAGATGTATTAGCGCAAACTTTTCAAAATGGTAGAATCTTCGTTAAAGGTAACGCAGGTAATAGAGTTGGTATCCAGATGAGGGAGTATAAGGATAAAAGACCTTACCTTATAATTGGGGGTATTGTGGATGATTATCTAGGTGAGTATATGGCGGGCGGAGTTATAGTAATCTTTGGTAAGGGATTTAATGGAGAACCGGTGGGCAATTTTGTGGGTACTGGTATGGTTGGAGGAAGAATATATATAAGAGGTAGGATTTCTACATCTAAACTAGGATTACAGCCACCTAAATATGAGGTAATAAGGCTTTTAAGAGCGTTGTATATTGATGGATTAATTTCTTCTGAAGAATACGAATCACTGAAGGACAGTGAATATATTGAGATAATGGATAAATTAAAAGGTGAAGCTAAAGAATACGCTAAGAAACTGTTTGAGGAGAAGATTGGGGTTCCCAAATATGAATACAGAGAGTTAACTGAGGACGAGTTTAAGGAGTTATTACCAGTTATAGAGGAATATTCAAGAGATATGAATGATAATTCCTATGTTGAACTTCTGAAAGAGAAGTTTACTATCGTAAGTGCTAGGAGATTATAG